One genomic window of Aliiroseovarius sp. M344 includes the following:
- a CDS encoding FAD-dependent oxidoreductase — protein sequence MTHDTASPIDGQGLPALETRLREDMSFLCWPGKDWVPARAGISDVVIIGGGMCGMVAWLALKTGGIHNMRVLDRSPEGLEGPWLTYARMETLRSPKELTGPAFGHGALSFQAWYRAQFGTEGWDALDKIPRPMWMEYLQWYRQVLDIPTENGVAVDLVEPEGELLRLHLSGAEEKSILCRKLVFATGRDGTGQPNIPGFVQGLDRKFWAHSADEIDFAALKNKRVAVVGVGASAVDNAAEALEHRATEVRHLIRRTEMPTINKMMGIGSFGFTAGYASLPDEWRWRFMQYSFATQTPPPHGSTNRVSRHPNAHFHFGKAVQTTVEQNGAVKVGFADGTAYEADFVILGTGFTIDPLSRTEFGDAATNILLWQDVYTPPADEPSRDLGRFPYLNDDFTFREKVSGTAPWLSNVYCFNYGASASLGKVSGDIPGISDGANWMAREIAAKLYVEDVSEHWQAMLDYDKPELDGSEWVPTDLITESEKGEVA from the coding sequence ATGACACACGATACTGCTTCCCCGATTGACGGCCAAGGGCTGCCTGCTTTGGAGACGCGGTTGCGTGAAGATATGAGCTTCCTGTGCTGGCCGGGTAAGGACTGGGTGCCCGCGCGTGCCGGGATCAGCGATGTTGTGATCATCGGCGGCGGTATGTGCGGTATGGTGGCGTGGCTGGCTTTGAAGACCGGTGGCATTCACAACATGCGGGTGCTGGATCGCAGCCCTGAGGGGTTGGAAGGGCCGTGGTTGACCTATGCGCGGATGGAGACTTTGCGTTCGCCCAAGGAGTTGACCGGTCCGGCCTTTGGTCATGGCGCGTTGAGCTTTCAGGCGTGGTATCGCGCGCAGTTTGGCACCGAGGGTTGGGACGCACTGGACAAGATCCCGCGTCCGATGTGGATGGAATACCTACAATGGTATCGGCAGGTGTTGGACATCCCGACCGAAAACGGCGTGGCCGTCGATTTGGTTGAGCCCGAGGGGGAATTGCTCCGCCTACATCTGTCTGGTGCCGAGGAAAAATCAATCCTGTGTCGCAAGCTGGTTTTTGCAACCGGTCGTGATGGCACCGGGCAACCCAACATTCCCGGTTTTGTGCAGGGTCTGGATCGCAAGTTCTGGGCGCATAGTGCGGACGAGATCGACTTTGCCGCGCTGAAGAACAAGCGGGTGGCCGTTGTGGGCGTGGGGGCGTCAGCCGTCGATAATGCGGCCGAAGCGCTGGAGCATCGCGCGACTGAAGTGCGCCACCTGATCCGGCGCACCGAAATGCCGACCATCAATAAGATGATGGGGATCGGTTCGTTCGGGTTCACCGCTGGCTATGCCAGTCTGCCAGATGAATGGCGCTGGCGCTTCATGCAGTATTCCTTTGCCACTCAGACGCCGCCGCCGCATGGCTCGACCAACCGGGTCAGCCGCCATCCGAACGCGCATTTCCATTTCGGCAAGGCGGTGCAAACGACGGTCGAGCAGAATGGCGCAGTGAAAGTGGGCTTTGCCGATGGCACGGCCTATGAGGCTGATTTCGTGATCCTTGGCACCGGCTTCACCATTGACCCCTTGTCGCGGACCGAATTTGGGGACGCGGCCACCAATATTCTGCTTTGGCAGGATGTCTACACGCCGCCCGCGGATGAGCCGTCGCGCGATCTGGGGCGGTTCCCTTATCTGAATGACGATTTCACTTTCCGCGAAAAAGTGTCGGGCACCGCGCCGTGGCTCTCCAATGTTTATTGCTTCAATTACGGCGCTTCGGCCAGTCTGGGTAAGGTTTCGGGGGATATTCCGGGGATATCGGACGGGGCAAACTGGATGGCGCGCGAGATTGCCGCGAAGCTGTATGTCGAGGATGTCTCCGAGCATTGGCAAGCCATGCTGGATTACGACAAACCAGAGCTGGATGGCAGCGAATGGGTGCCCACCGACCTGATCACGGAAAGTGAGAAGGGGGAGGTCGCCTGA
- the tdh gene encoding L-threonine 3-dehydrogenase produces MKALEKSKPEEGLWMVQAPVPEIGPDEVLIRVNATGICGTDIHIWNWDDWAAATVPVPMITGHEFAGEIVELGRNVTGLEIGQRCSGEGHVVGTESRQSRSGKFHLDPGTRGIGVNVQGAFAEYLRLPAFNVVPLPDDIPDEIGAILDPLGNAVHTALSFDLLGEDVLITGAGPIGIMAAAVARHAGARHVVITDINPDRLKLAEHVCRNIRTVDVTKEDLRDVIGELGMKQGFDVGLEMSGSQQALDQMVESLIMGGKIALLGIPPGKSPVDWSRIVFKAITIKGVYGREMFETWYKMIAMLQNGLDVSRVITHRMNVDEFKEGFAAMKSGLSGKVVLNWR; encoded by the coding sequence ATGAAGGCGCTGGAGAAATCAAAGCCAGAAGAAGGGCTGTGGATGGTTCAGGCGCCGGTGCCTGAGATTGGACCCGACGAGGTTCTGATCCGCGTGAACGCCACTGGCATTTGCGGCACCGACATCCACATCTGGAACTGGGATGACTGGGCTGCGGCCACGGTGCCCGTTCCAATGATCACGGGTCACGAATTTGCCGGTGAGATTGTCGAACTTGGCCGCAATGTCACCGGGCTTGAGATCGGGCAGCGCTGTTCGGGTGAAGGGCACGTGGTCGGCACGGAAAGCCGCCAGAGCCGGTCGGGCAAGTTCCATCTGGACCCCGGCACACGGGGTATTGGCGTGAATGTGCAGGGGGCGTTTGCCGAGTATCTGCGATTACCGGCGTTCAATGTGGTGCCTCTGCCTGATGATATTCCGGATGAGATTGGGGCTATCCTTGATCCGTTGGGAAACGCGGTGCACACGGCGCTGAGCTTTGATTTGTTGGGCGAGGACGTGTTGATCACGGGTGCCGGGCCGATTGGCATTATGGCGGCGGCAGTGGCGCGGCATGCAGGTGCGCGCCATGTGGTGATCACCGATATCAACCCGGATCGCTTGAAGTTGGCCGAACATGTTTGCCGCAATATCCGCACCGTAGACGTAACAAAAGAAGACCTGCGCGATGTCATTGGCGAGCTCGGGATGAAGCAGGGGTTCGACGTGGGGTTGGAAATGTCTGGCAGCCAACAGGCGCTGGACCAGATGGTGGAGAGCCTGATCATGGGCGGTAAAATCGCGCTTCTGGGCATTCCACCCGGCAAGTCTCCGGTCGACTGGTCGCGCATCGTGTTCAAGGCGATCACCATCAAGGGCGTCTATGGCCGCGAGATGTTCGAGACCTGGTACAAGATGATTGCCATGTTACAAAACGGGCTGGACGTCAGCCGGGTTATCACTCACCGGATGAACGTGGATGAGTTCAAGGAAGGGTTTGCCGCGATGAAATCTGGTCTGTCGGGTAAAGTGGTGCTGAACTGGCGCTAG
- a CDS encoding aminotransferase class V-fold PLP-dependent enzyme, translating into MTALDNFKAALTGADVRDQIRKGLIGENVQIDGPFGPKPLIYADYVASGRALIQVEDFIRDHVLPYYANTHTQASFCGEYMTKLREAARGEIARLTGAGQGMSVVFTGAGSTAGINRIVGLLDLAKMVLDGQRVVVLTGPYEHHSNILPWRETGAEVIEVAEAQGGGVDMNDLALALWAAKGAARIVGTFSAASNVTGILTDVDAVTRMLRAHGALAIWDYGCAGPYCEMDMKQGSDAQKDAIVFSVHKFPGGPGSSGVAVIRDEIARRATPTLPGGGTVSFVSPWGHVYSDSLAEREEGGTPNVTGDIRAALAMLVKEALGQEWLDRRQAALRARALKVWAANDRIQVLGNPEADALPIFSFRVRDGQGAQIHHQFFTRLLSDLTGVQARGGCACAGPYGHRLLGLGKADSDATMAALELGEETAKPGWVRLNFSALMTDEKADIVIQAVDDLARIAQDYAAQYNVDTSTARFKAQALPKDTLAS; encoded by the coding sequence ATGACGGCTCTCGACAATTTCAAGGCTGCGCTGACTGGTGCAGACGTTCGTGATCAGATCCGCAAGGGGCTGATCGGTGAGAATGTACAGATCGACGGGCCGTTCGGGCCCAAACCGCTGATTTATGCCGACTATGTGGCGTCCGGGCGGGCGCTTATACAGGTCGAGGACTTCATTCGCGATCATGTGCTGCCCTATTATGCCAACACTCACACGCAGGCGTCGTTCTGCGGTGAATATATGACCAAACTTCGCGAGGCCGCGCGGGGCGAGATTGCCCGCCTGACCGGTGCGGGGCAGGGGATGAGCGTGGTATTCACGGGTGCCGGTTCCACCGCCGGGATCAACCGGATCGTAGGGTTGCTGGATCTCGCCAAAATGGTGCTGGACGGGCAGCGGGTGGTGGTTCTGACCGGTCCGTATGAGCATCATTCAAATATCCTGCCGTGGCGCGAAACCGGGGCCGAAGTGATTGAGGTTGCCGAGGCACAGGGCGGCGGTGTCGACATGAACGATTTGGCCCTTGCATTGTGGGCGGCCAAAGGTGCGGCGCGGATTGTCGGCACGTTTTCGGCGGCGTCCAACGTGACCGGTATTCTGACCGATGTGGACGCGGTGACGCGGATGTTGCGCGCTCATGGTGCGCTGGCGATCTGGGATTACGGCTGCGCTGGTCCTTACTGCGAGATGGACATGAAACAGGGCAGCGATGCCCAGAAAGATGCCATCGTGTTCTCGGTCCACAAATTTCCCGGCGGTCCAGGGTCCAGCGGCGTCGCGGTGATCCGAGATGAGATCGCCCGGCGTGCCACGCCGACCCTTCCCGGCGGTGGTACGGTCAGTTTCGTGTCGCCTTGGGGGCATGTCTATTCCGACAGCCTTGCGGAACGGGAGGAGGGTGGCACACCCAATGTGACGGGCGATATTCGCGCAGCCTTGGCGATGCTGGTGAAAGAGGCGCTGGGACAGGAATGGCTGGACAGGCGGCAAGCCGCGCTGAGGGCGCGGGCGTTGAAGGTCTGGGCGGCGAATGACCGCATTCAGGTTTTGGGTAATCCCGAAGCTGACGCGCTGCCGATCTTTTCCTTTCGCGTGCGGGACGGGCAGGGCGCGCAGATACATCACCAGTTCTTTACCCGGTTGCTCAGTGATCTGACCGGGGTGCAGGCGCGTGGTGGTTGTGCCTGTGCCGGGCCTTACGGCCACCGTTTGCTGGGTCTGGGCAAGGCCGATTCCGATGCCACCATGGCTGCGTTGGAACTGGGTGAAGAAACGGCGAAACCCGGCTGGGTGCGGCTGAACTTTTCCGCCCTGATGACAGACGAGAAGGCAGATATTGTCATTCAGGCGGTGGACGATCTGGCGCGGATCGCTCAAGATTATGCGGCACAGTATAACGTCGATACCAGTACCGCCCGGTTCAAAGCCCAAGCCTTGCCCAAGGACACGCTTGCTTCATGA
- a CDS encoding peroxidase-related enzyme (This protein belongs to a clade of uncharacterized proteins related to peroxidases such as the alkylhydroperoxidase AhpD.), with protein MTKVITKFTRNVPYWQPRVTPVDLSEATEAQLDALQVTPSNTKVSEYVLTLAHDVESLKVRSPLFNAIMYDKGGMSRAERELGALGASMVNHCIYCAAVHAARHAQLEKSTEVTDRLFRDGAKADLSTRDRAIFDFAVALSETPSQAAPKHMDALKAAGLAEAEVLDLILSAALFGWANRLMHVLGDPVRVSEGGT; from the coding sequence ATGACCAAGGTGATCACGAAATTCACCCGCAATGTCCCGTATTGGCAGCCGCGGGTGACGCCGGTCGACCTGTCCGAAGCGACCGAGGCGCAGTTGGACGCGTTACAGGTCACCCCGTCAAACACCAAAGTGTCGGAATATGTTCTGACGCTGGCGCATGATGTGGAAAGCCTGAAGGTGCGTTCGCCGCTGTTTAATGCCATTATGTATGACAAGGGTGGGATGAGTAGGGCCGAACGGGAGTTGGGCGCGCTTGGGGCCTCGATGGTCAACCATTGCATTTACTGTGCCGCCGTTCATGCCGCGCGCCATGCGCAGCTTGAGAAATCGACCGAGGTGACGGACAGGTTGTTTCGCGATGGGGCAAAGGCGGATCTCAGTACACGCGACAGGGCGATTTTCGATTTCGCGGTGGCCTTGTCCGAAACGCCGTCACAGGCGGCGCCAAAGCATATGGACGCGCTAAAGGCCGCCGGTTTGGCAGAGGCGGAGGTGCTGGATCTGATCCTGTCGGCTGCGCTTTTTGGTTGGGCCAATCGGTTGATGCACGTTCTGGGTGATCCGGTGCGCGTGTCTGAGGGCGGCACATAG
- a CDS encoding Lrp/AsnC family transcriptional regulator: MTPKFDQFDYRILEELQRDAAQSQRALADKVGLSQNACWRRLKALEAKGAIRNRTVVIDREKLGGGFVVFSLIKTRHHSSEWLRQFRNHVSAIPEVIDFFRIGGEYDYLLKIVVSNMAGYDDVYKRLIGNIELETVTSYFAMEAIEEQRPIPLR; encoded by the coding sequence ATGACCCCTAAATTCGATCAATTCGATTATCGTATTCTCGAAGAGCTTCAGCGTGACGCCGCACAGTCCCAGCGGGCGCTGGCCGACAAGGTTGGCTTGTCACAAAATGCCTGCTGGCGGCGGCTCAAAGCGTTGGAGGCCAAAGGCGCGATCCGAAATCGCACCGTGGTAATTGACCGTGAAAAACTGGGTGGCGGCTTCGTCGTCTTTTCACTGATCAAGACGCGGCACCATTCGTCCGAATGGCTGCGCCAGTTCCGCAACCATGTGTCAGCCATCCCCGAGGTGATCGACTTTTTCCGCATCGGCGGCGAATACGATTACCTACTGAAAATCGTCGTGAGCAACATGGCCGGGTATGACGATGTCTATAAGCGCCTGATCGGGAATATCGAACTTGAGACCGTCACATCCTATTTCGCCATGGAGGCGATCGAAGAACAGCGCCCCATCCCGCTTAGATAG